A genomic segment from Pollutimonas thiosulfatoxidans encodes:
- a CDS encoding HlyC/CorC family transporter has protein sequence MSEPSSDAEPRPAKNTSRSLFVRLTAFMRPSEPEDREDIKAVLEAAHDRQVLDGDSYAMISGALEVANQTVADIMVPRSKMDMLDISKPLAEVLPEIIETGHSRFPVYEDDKDNIVGILLAKDLLLSITNPAIDLRPLVRPAVFIPETKRLNVLLHDFRSSRNHLAIVVDEHGGISGLVSMEDVLEQIVGEIEDEYDEDAEKTIFQTGTNSWRAMGITEIDVFNRSFNTDLENDDYDTLGGWLAAELGRIPRRGDSISHQGLNITVVGADAKRALWLHIQHDNPDPLAPAATDE, from the coding sequence ATGTCAGAACCTAGCTCAGACGCCGAGCCTCGCCCGGCAAAAAACACATCCAGATCCTTGTTCGTACGCCTGACGGCGTTTATGAGACCGTCGGAACCCGAAGACCGCGAAGATATCAAGGCAGTACTCGAAGCGGCGCACGACCGACAGGTTCTGGACGGCGATTCGTACGCCATGATTTCCGGCGCACTCGAAGTCGCCAACCAGACGGTGGCCGACATCATGGTGCCACGCTCTAAAATGGATATGCTGGACATCAGCAAACCCCTGGCCGAGGTCCTGCCCGAGATCATCGAAACCGGGCACTCCCGCTTTCCTGTTTACGAAGACGACAAAGACAATATTGTCGGCATCCTGCTTGCCAAAGACCTGTTGCTGTCCATCACTAACCCGGCCATCGATCTGCGCCCGCTGGTCCGCCCCGCGGTCTTCATCCCCGAAACCAAGCGCCTGAACGTCTTGCTGCACGACTTTCGCAGCAGCCGCAACCACCTGGCCATTGTCGTTGACGAGCATGGCGGCATCTCGGGGCTGGTGTCCATGGAAGATGTGCTGGAACAGATAGTCGGCGAGATCGAAGACGAATACGACGAAGATGCCGAGAAGACCATCTTCCAGACCGGCACCAACAGTTGGCGCGCCATGGGCATTACCGAGATCGACGTCTTCAATCGCAGCTTCAATACCGATCTGGAAAATGACGACTACGACACGCTGGGCGGCTGGCTTGCTGCCGAGCTCGGGCGCATCCCGCGGCGCGGCGACAGCATCAGCCATCAAGGCCTGAACATCACCGTGGTCGGCGCCGACGCCAAGCGCGCGCTGTGGCTTCATATACAACACGACAACCCCGACCCCCTGGCCCCTGCCGCTACTGATGAATAA
- the yajC gene encoding preprotein translocase subunit YajC, which yields MAVLDILTLIPAQAAGGENALMGMLPIILMFVILYFLMIRPQMKRQKEHRNMVAALAKGDEVITTGGLLGKVTKVSDSYITVEISMLGDKPVETVVQRTAVTSILPKGTIKAL from the coding sequence ATGGCCGTACTTGACATACTGACCCTCATCCCCGCCCAGGCCGCGGGCGGCGAGAATGCACTGATGGGCATGCTGCCCATCATCCTGATGTTCGTGATTCTTTACTTCCTGATGATACGCCCCCAAATGAAGCGTCAGAAAGAACACCGCAACATGGTTGCGGCGCTGGCCAAGGGCGACGAAGTGATCACGACCGGCGGCTTGCTGGGCAAGGTCACGAAAGTCAGCGACAGCTACATTACCGTGGAAATCAGCATGCTGGGCGACAAGCCAGTAGAAACCGTGGTGCAACGCACTGCCGTGACGTCGATTCTGCCCAAAGGCACGATCAAGGCGCTCTGA
- the sorU gene encoding SorU family sulfite dehydrogenase c-type cytochrome subunit — MKYSGISKLAGVMMLCFAGAATAGGPDAAQLEIGKALFKSGAVPACAICHTLKDAEAEGTIGPNLDEQKPDFAVVRKFVEEGSGAMPSFASTMSAEEMDAVSAYVAEVAGK; from the coding sequence ATGAAATATTCCGGAATCTCGAAGTTGGCGGGGGTGATGATGTTGTGTTTCGCCGGCGCCGCGACTGCCGGCGGCCCTGATGCGGCTCAACTGGAGATCGGCAAGGCGCTATTTAAAAGCGGCGCCGTGCCCGCCTGTGCGATCTGCCATACGCTGAAGGACGCGGAAGCCGAAGGCACGATAGGGCCGAATCTTGACGAGCAGAAACCGGATTTTGCGGTCGTGCGTAAATTCGTGGAAGAAGGCTCTGGGGCGATGCCTTCCTTTGCCTCTACCATGAGTGCTGAAGAAATGGATGCAGTGTCGGCTTATGTGGCCGAGGTCGCTGGTAAATAA
- the lnt gene encoding apolipoprotein N-acyltransferase, which produces MNNPINRLRGFSRWHARLLGLGAIHALSFSAGPLPHWSLPFVQVFSLAILAFHVFRSTGLQQAAVAGFLFGLSNFGLGLYWLYISMHEYGGMFAPLAATAVLLLAAGLALFIAFACALTRWLSAAHLTLHTDYRRQLLIATTWASAWMLTEWLRGTMFTGFPWMNIGYAHVEGVLAGWAPLTGVYGVAWLAAFAAAAIALLACAKDTENDAKAAIGVGLTILAGLAGIALTHVGWSRPLGEPMIIRLVQGNVPQSEKFDPQLVQQGIATYMKLAALPPKEASGEPDLIVLPETVMPMFQDRIPPATWRQWLDIANARDASLIMGIPLHDAAGGNDRYTNSAIGFDAATPLNELMTGQTAMRYDKQHLVPFGEFVPPGFRWFVDAMSIPLGDFDQGAARQPAFKIDDQMIAPDICYEDVFGEEIILSVRNSEEHGPGASILVNMSNLGWFGDSWALRQHLQISRMRAIETARPMIRATNTGMTAAIGPDGAVRAAIEPMRLGVLDVEVQGMHGQTPYVRLGNLPALVWALLFLLLGFALRKRSA; this is translated from the coding sequence ATGAATAATCCGATCAATCGCTTACGCGGGTTCAGCCGTTGGCATGCCCGCCTGCTGGGCCTGGGCGCCATTCACGCGTTGTCGTTCTCCGCCGGCCCCCTGCCCCATTGGTCCTTGCCTTTTGTGCAGGTATTCAGCCTGGCTATTTTGGCCTTTCATGTTTTCCGATCAACCGGCCTGCAGCAGGCCGCAGTGGCCGGCTTTCTGTTCGGCTTGTCGAATTTCGGGCTGGGGCTTTACTGGCTGTACATCAGCATGCACGAGTATGGCGGCATGTTCGCGCCGCTGGCGGCCACCGCAGTGCTATTGCTGGCGGCCGGGCTGGCACTGTTCATTGCGTTTGCCTGCGCGCTCACACGCTGGTTGTCAGCCGCGCATCTTACGCTGCACACCGATTACCGCCGGCAACTGCTGATAGCCACCACTTGGGCATCAGCCTGGATGCTGACCGAGTGGCTGCGCGGCACGATGTTTACCGGCTTTCCGTGGATGAACATCGGCTACGCGCACGTAGAAGGCGTATTGGCCGGGTGGGCGCCTCTTACAGGCGTTTATGGCGTGGCATGGCTGGCCGCCTTCGCCGCGGCCGCCATCGCGCTGCTGGCCTGCGCCAAAGACACCGAGAACGATGCCAAGGCGGCAATAGGCGTGGGCCTGACCATACTGGCCGGCCTGGCAGGCATCGCCCTTACCCATGTCGGCTGGTCCCGCCCGCTGGGCGAGCCCATGATCATCCGCCTGGTGCAGGGCAACGTCCCGCAGTCCGAGAAGTTCGATCCACAACTGGTACAGCAAGGTATCGCGACCTATATGAAGCTGGCCGCCCTGCCTCCCAAGGAAGCATCCGGAGAGCCCGACCTGATCGTCCTGCCTGAAACCGTCATGCCGATGTTCCAGGACCGCATCCCGCCTGCCACATGGCGCCAGTGGCTGGATATCGCCAACGCGCGCGATGCCAGCCTGATCATGGGTATCCCCTTGCATGACGCCGCAGGTGGCAACGATCGCTACACCAATAGCGCAATAGGCTTCGATGCCGCGACACCATTGAACGAGCTGATGACTGGCCAGACGGCCATGCGCTACGACAAACAACATCTGGTGCCTTTCGGCGAGTTCGTGCCGCCCGGCTTTCGCTGGTTCGTGGACGCCATGAGCATTCCCCTGGGCGACTTTGATCAGGGCGCGGCGCGCCAGCCGGCATTCAAGATAGACGACCAAATGATAGCGCCCGACATCTGCTACGAAGACGTATTCGGCGAAGAAATCATCCTTTCGGTCAGGAACAGTGAAGAACATGGCCCCGGCGCCAGCATCCTGGTCAACATGAGCAACCTTGGCTGGTTCGGAGACTCGTGGGCGCTGCGTCAGCACCTGCAGATCTCACGCATGCGCGCCATTGAAACGGCGCGACCCATGATACGCGCAACCAACACAGGCATGACGGCCGCCATTGGGCCTGACGGCGCCGTACGCGCCGCTATCGAGCCCATGCGCCTGGGCGTACTGGATGTCGAGGTACAGGGCATGCATGGGCAGACGCCTTATGTACGGCTGGGTAATTTGCCGGCCCTGGTTTGGGCGCTGTTGTTCTTGCTGTTGGGGTTCGCGCTTAGAAAGCGCAGCGCGTGA
- the secF gene encoding protein translocase subunit SecF codes for MEFFRIHRTIPFMRHALLLNLISLLTFVAAVVFIVLRGFHLSIEFTGGTVMEVHYQQSIEVNEVRDSLQELGYTDFQVQNFGTSRDIIIRLPTREGQDASQQSEVVLQALQQTHSDATLRRIEYVGPQVGQELLHNGLMALLFVVAGILIYLGFRFEWKLALACAIANLHDVVIILGFFAFFQWEFSLAVLAGVLAVLGYSVNESVVVMDRIRENFRKQRKMPVSEIIDLSITQNISRTIITHGSTQMVVLSMFFFGGPTLHNFSLALTIGIWFGIYSSVFVAAAIAMWLGIKREDLVKPVKKDDPSAELG; via the coding sequence ATGGAATTTTTCCGAATTCATCGCACCATCCCCTTCATGCGGCATGCGCTGCTGCTCAATCTGATCAGCTTGCTTACCTTCGTCGCGGCGGTGGTGTTCATTGTGTTGCGCGGCTTCCATCTGTCCATCGAGTTCACGGGCGGCACGGTCATGGAGGTCCATTATCAGCAATCGATAGAGGTGAACGAGGTTCGCGACTCGCTGCAGGAACTCGGCTATACCGACTTCCAGGTACAGAACTTCGGCACCTCGCGAGACATCATCATCCGCCTGCCCACGCGTGAAGGGCAGGATGCCAGCCAGCAAAGTGAGGTCGTGCTGCAGGCGCTCCAACAAACGCATAGCGACGCCACGCTGCGCCGTATCGAATACGTGGGGCCGCAGGTGGGTCAGGAGCTGTTGCACAACGGCTTGATGGCCTTGCTTTTCGTGGTCGCAGGTATTCTGATTTATTTGGGCTTCCGCTTTGAATGGAAGCTTGCCCTGGCGTGCGCGATCGCCAACTTGCACGACGTGGTGATCATCCTGGGCTTTTTCGCCTTCTTCCAGTGGGAGTTCTCGCTGGCCGTGCTGGCAGGGGTACTGGCGGTGCTGGGCTATTCGGTAAACGAGTCGGTCGTGGTGATGGACCGGATCCGGGAAAACTTCCGCAAGCAGCGCAAAATGCCGGTCTCGGAGATTATCGATCTGTCGATCACACAGAACATTTCACGGACCATCATCACGCACGGTTCGACTCAGATGGTGGTGTTGTCGATGTTCTTCTTCGGCGGTCCTACGCTGCATAATTTTTCGCTGGCCCTGACCATCGGGATCTGGTTCGGGATCTATTCGTCGGTGTTCGTGGCAGCTGCAATTGCAATGTGGCTGGGAATCAAGCGGGAAGACCTCGTCAAGCCAGTCAAGAAGGACGATCCGAGCGCCGAACTGGGCTGA
- a CDS encoding PhoH family protein, producing MNKAVRRKQAVLVHLDGDNTQLANLCGPLDENLRQIADGWNVTLQRRGDNVNISGDQAEAAARALTWFHDRAVHKALSIDDIQLGLVELGAGRTDPDAEPPPAPEPVPVAETAPANDPTLQLRTRRSDLRPRTPRQREYLHHILKHDITFGVGPAGTGKTWLAVACAIDALERETVQRLVLTRPAVEAGERLGFLPGDLVQKVDPYLRPLYDALYDLMGIERVQRLFEKQTIEIAPLAYMRGRTLNNAFVILDEAQNTTPEQMKMFLTRIGFGSKAVINGDPSQVDLPRGQASGLTHAVDVLESVQGIATTRFTSRDVVRHPLVARIVDAYEKAGDHVA from the coding sequence ATGAACAAAGCCGTCAGGCGTAAACAAGCTGTGCTGGTTCACCTGGATGGCGACAACACGCAGTTGGCCAATCTATGCGGCCCGTTGGACGAAAACCTGCGGCAGATTGCCGACGGCTGGAACGTCACGCTGCAGCGCCGCGGCGACAACGTCAACATCAGCGGCGACCAGGCGGAAGCGGCAGCGAGGGCGCTGACGTGGTTTCACGACAGGGCCGTGCACAAAGCCTTGTCGATCGATGACATTCAACTGGGCCTGGTCGAACTGGGCGCCGGGCGTACGGATCCTGATGCCGAGCCGCCGCCCGCCCCCGAGCCTGTTCCCGTAGCCGAGACTGCTCCAGCAAACGATCCTACCCTTCAGTTGCGCACGCGGCGCTCGGACCTGCGTCCGCGTACGCCGCGCCAGCGCGAGTATCTCCATCATATTCTCAAGCACGACATCACCTTCGGTGTTGGGCCCGCCGGCACCGGCAAGACCTGGTTGGCCGTGGCTTGCGCCATTGATGCGCTCGAGCGCGAAACCGTACAGCGCCTGGTGCTGACGCGTCCCGCCGTCGAGGCCGGTGAGCGCCTGGGCTTTCTGCCCGGCGACCTGGTGCAGAAAGTAGACCCCTATCTGCGGCCCCTGTATGACGCACTGTACGACCTGATGGGCATAGAGCGGGTGCAGCGGCTATTCGAAAAGCAAACCATCGAGATCGCGCCACTGGCCTATATGCGCGGCCGCACCTTGAACAATGCATTCGTCATTCTGGACGAGGCGCAAAACACCACGCCCGAGCAGATGAAGATGTTCCTGACGCGGATAGGCTTCGGGAGCAAGGCCGTCATCAATGGCGACCCCTCTCAGGTGGACCTGCCGCGCGGACAGGCCAGCGGCCTGACCCATGCCGTCGATGTGCTCGAATCCGTACAGGGCATCGCCACCACGCGCTTCACGAGCCGCGATGTGGTGCGCCACCCCCTGGTTGCACGCATAGTGGATGCCTACGAGAAAGCAGGCGACCATGTCGCCTGA
- the ybeY gene encoding rRNA maturation RNase YbeY, translating to MSPEVSLTIQYGQPAPELPRWRLRRWVQRAVAAVAQARQATPDAALPAFSAVELTLRLVDEAEGRQLNHAFRERDYATNVLTFEYGTDPDGTARGDVVLCLPVLHREAADQHKTVQAHAAHLTIHGVLHALGYDHIEADQAVAMEALEVQILHTMGIDNPYSPE from the coding sequence ATGTCGCCTGAGGTATCGCTGACCATCCAGTATGGCCAGCCTGCCCCCGAGCTGCCGCGGTGGCGCCTGCGTCGGTGGGTGCAGCGTGCCGTGGCAGCGGTAGCGCAGGCGCGGCAAGCCACTCCAGATGCAGCGCTGCCGGCCTTTTCCGCGGTTGAACTCACCTTGCGACTGGTGGACGAAGCCGAAGGCCGACAACTGAACCACGCCTTTCGCGAAAGAGACTACGCCACCAACGTGCTGACTTTCGAGTACGGCACAGATCCGGACGGCACGGCGCGCGGCGACGTCGTGTTGTGCCTGCCGGTACTCCATCGCGAGGCGGCCGACCAGCACAAGACCGTGCAGGCACACGCCGCGCACCTGACCATACACGGGGTGCTGCACGCGCTGGGCTATGACCACATCGAAGCGGACCAGGCCGTGGCCATGGAGGCGCTCGAGGTGCAAATACTGCATACAATGGGCATAGACAACCCCTACAGCCCCGAATAG
- the secD gene encoding protein translocase subunit SecD, with protein sequence MNRYPLWKYIIVFAALIVGLLYTLPNFFGESPAVQIAGAKSTVKVDANVLTRVEDILKRNDISYTGAYFEMNGPVGAVRVRFATTDVQLRAKDLIEQSLNPDPANPDYTVALNLLPASPDWLSSLGANPMYLGLDLRGGVHFLLQVDMQGAITGRYDSIASDVRNTLREAKVAVAGVERNDMSIVSSFDSAEARDNAATELRRAMPDMVFSNSGESGGKFLLTGRLTDAAVTQVQSHALRQNITTLHNRINELGVAEPIIQQQGADRIVVQLPGVQDVAKAKEILGRTATLEIRMVDDSPTALAALGSGTVPFGLERYTDRDGRPLLLRRQVILTGENLQDAQPGRDQQTQQPSVNLTLDSKGSRIFRDVTRNNINKRMAIVLFEKGQGEVVTAPVIRSEIPGGQVQITGSMSAQEAADTALLLRAGALAAPMEIIEERTIGPSLGADNIKQGFDATLYGFLAIVVFIILYYHLMGLFSALGLTFNVLLLLAVLSMLQATLTLPGIAAIALTLGMAIDANVLINERIREELRNGATPQQAINLGFDRAWGTIFDSNLTSLIVGVALLAFGSGPIRGFAVVHCIGILTSMFSSVVGVRALVNFWYGSKRRLETISIGQVWKPTDKK encoded by the coding sequence ATGAACCGCTATCCTCTCTGGAAATATATCATCGTATTCGCAGCCCTGATCGTAGGCCTGCTTTATACGCTACCAAATTTTTTCGGGGAGTCGCCCGCCGTTCAAATCGCTGGCGCGAAGTCCACGGTAAAAGTCGACGCGAATGTACTCACCCGCGTCGAAGACATCCTGAAACGCAACGACATTAGCTACACCGGCGCCTACTTCGAGATGAACGGCCCGGTCGGTGCTGTTCGGGTGCGATTCGCCACGACCGATGTCCAGCTCAGGGCTAAAGACCTCATCGAACAATCGCTCAACCCGGATCCTGCCAATCCGGACTACACCGTAGCGCTTAACCTGTTGCCGGCCTCGCCCGACTGGTTGTCTTCGCTAGGCGCCAACCCGATGTATCTGGGGCTGGACTTGCGCGGCGGCGTGCACTTCCTGTTGCAAGTAGATATGCAGGGCGCTATTACTGGCCGCTACGACTCCATCGCCAGCGATGTACGCAACACCCTGCGCGAAGCCAAAGTCGCCGTGGCGGGTGTCGAGCGCAACGACATGTCCATCGTCAGCAGCTTCGACAGCGCCGAAGCCCGTGACAACGCCGCAACGGAACTGCGCCGCGCCATGCCCGACATGGTGTTTTCCAATAGTGGCGAGAGCGGCGGCAAGTTCCTGCTGACGGGCAGGCTTACCGACGCTGCGGTGACGCAAGTGCAATCCCACGCGCTTAGGCAGAACATCACCACACTGCACAACCGAATAAACGAATTGGGCGTTGCCGAACCCATCATCCAGCAACAGGGCGCGGACCGCATCGTCGTGCAACTGCCAGGGGTCCAGGACGTTGCCAAGGCCAAGGAAATCCTGGGGCGCACCGCCACCCTGGAAATCCGCATGGTCGACGACTCGCCCACGGCCCTGGCAGCGCTAGGCAGCGGCACCGTGCCGTTCGGGCTGGAGCGCTACACCGACCGCGACGGCCGACCCTTGCTGCTGCGCCGCCAGGTCATCCTGACAGGTGAAAACCTGCAGGACGCCCAACCGGGCCGCGACCAGCAAACGCAACAGCCGTCCGTCAACCTCACGCTGGATTCAAAAGGCTCACGCATCTTCCGCGACGTCACGCGCAACAACATCAACAAGCGCATGGCCATCGTCCTCTTTGAAAAAGGCCAGGGCGAAGTGGTGACGGCACCCGTCATACGCAGCGAGATCCCCGGCGGCCAGGTGCAGATCACAGGCAGCATGTCGGCCCAGGAAGCCGCCGACACCGCGCTGCTGCTACGCGCCGGAGCATTGGCCGCGCCGATGGAAATCATCGAAGAACGCACCATCGGACCCAGCCTGGGCGCCGACAATATCAAACAGGGTTTTGACGCGACGCTCTATGGCTTCCTGGCCATCGTCGTATTCATTATTCTTTACTACCATTTGATGGGTCTGTTCTCGGCACTGGGCCTGACATTCAACGTCTTGCTGCTGCTGGCTGTCCTGTCCATGCTGCAAGCCACACTGACGCTGCCCGGCATCGCCGCCATCGCGCTGACGCTGGGTATGGCTATCGATGCCAACGTGCTGATCAACGAACGCATACGCGAAGAGCTGCGCAATGGGGCAACGCCTCAGCAGGCCATCAACCTGGGTTTTGATCGCGCGTGGGGAACGATTTTCGACTCCAACCTGACGAGCCTGATAGTTGGGGTGGCCTTGCTGGCTTTCGGCAGCGGCCCCATACGCGGCTTCGCGGTGGTTCACTGCATCGGCATCCTGACCTCCATGTTCTCGTCGGTTGTCGGCGTACGCGCGTTGGTTAACTTCTGGTATGGCAGCAAACGCCGTCTGGAGACCATCTCGATCGGACAGGTCTGGAAGCCTACAGACAAGAAATAA
- the sorT gene encoding SorT family sulfite dehydrogenase catalytic subunit produces MEEVSNIGRRRMLATTGGVVALAGLGSMARANAAGTAAAADAKPLPPYTDWKDADSVIVHSANTIETKRTAFGSGVVTPSDRLFVRNNLTPPSADIMKDPDGWKMEVSGVKKPRSFTVAELKTLGLNAVPMVLQCSGNGRAWFPHKPSGTQWTVGAAGCVIFTGVPVQAVLDAVGGMEDGMVYMTSTGGEEIPAGIDPTTVMVERSVPLSAIKDAILAWELNGEQLPLAHGGPLRIIVPGYTGVNSVKYIKHLAFTKEQSPAKIQQTSYRFSPVGTPGGPQHDSIWEMPPKSWINYPSDPDQTVKAGQVQISGVAMGGMSAATKIEVSLNGGKDWQAAQFVGPDLGPYAWREFVLSAKLAPGTHELASRTANEAGQTQPEERAENNRGYVNNGWRDHMVKVTVA; encoded by the coding sequence ATGGAAGAAGTAAGCAATATTGGTCGTCGACGCATGTTGGCGACAACGGGCGGCGTAGTCGCCCTGGCCGGACTAGGCAGCATGGCGCGCGCCAATGCCGCCGGCACCGCCGCCGCAGCGGATGCGAAACCACTGCCGCCGTATACCGACTGGAAAGACGCGGACAGCGTCATCGTGCACAGCGCCAATACCATCGAGACCAAGCGCACGGCTTTTGGCTCGGGCGTAGTCACACCCTCTGACCGCCTGTTTGTTCGCAACAACCTTACCCCGCCCTCCGCCGACATCATGAAGGATCCGGACGGCTGGAAGATGGAAGTCAGCGGTGTCAAGAAGCCGCGCAGTTTTACCGTAGCCGAACTGAAGACACTGGGTCTGAACGCCGTGCCTATGGTGCTGCAGTGCTCCGGCAACGGCCGGGCATGGTTTCCCCACAAGCCCAGCGGTACCCAATGGACCGTGGGCGCCGCCGGCTGCGTGATCTTTACCGGTGTGCCAGTACAGGCGGTGCTTGATGCCGTCGGCGGCATGGAAGACGGCATGGTCTACATGACCAGCACGGGTGGCGAAGAAATCCCCGCAGGCATCGATCCCACCACTGTCATGGTAGAGCGCTCTGTACCCCTGTCGGCCATCAAGGACGCGATCCTGGCCTGGGAGCTTAACGGCGAGCAACTGCCATTGGCTCACGGCGGCCCCTTGCGCATTATTGTGCCGGGCTATACCGGCGTGAACTCCGTCAAGTACATCAAGCACTTGGCCTTCACTAAAGAACAGTCGCCGGCCAAGATCCAGCAAACCAGCTACCGGTTCTCGCCGGTGGGCACGCCGGGCGGCCCGCAGCACGATTCCATCTGGGAAATGCCTCCGAAGTCATGGATCAATTATCCTTCCGACCCCGACCAAACGGTCAAGGCCGGGCAGGTGCAGATCAGCGGCGTAGCAATGGGCGGGATGTCGGCTGCCACGAAAATAGAAGTGTCGCTTAATGGCGGCAAGGATTGGCAAGCCGCGCAGTTCGTCGGCCCGGATCTCGGCCCGTACGCCTGGCGCGAGTTTGTATTGTCCGCGAAGCTTGCGCCCGGCACTCACGAGCTGGCCAGCCGTACGGCCAACGAGGCAGGCCAGACGCAACCCGAAGAGCGCGCGGAAAACAACCGAGGCTATGTGAACAATGGCTGGCGCGACCATATGGTCAAGGTCACGGTGGCTTGA
- the miaB gene encoding tRNA (N6-isopentenyl adenosine(37)-C2)-methylthiotransferase MiaB, with amino-acid sequence MQETTIKRAAAAAAQTASSPRQRKVFIRTFGCQMNEYDSDKMVDVLRESQGVELTQNPDEADIILFNTCSVREKAQEKVFSDLGRVQHLKQSNPDLIIGVGGCVASQEGDAIVKRAPYVDVVFGPQTLHRLPELIAKRRTQGRSQVDISFPEIEKFDAMPPARVDGPTAFVSIMEGCSKYCSFCVVPYTRGAEVSRPFDDVLVEVADLADQGVKEVTLLGQNVNAYRGPMGDSHDIADFAMLLEYVHDIPGIERIRYTTSHPKEMTTRLIEAHGALPKLVPFLHLPVQAGSDAVLAAMKRGYTTLEFKSIVRRLRAARPGLTLSSDFIIGFPGETEADFEKTMSLIRDVGFDTSFSFIYSRRPGTPAADLQDDTPKDVKLARLHRLQALINEQAAAISTSMVGSIQRVLVEKPSRRDPKELSGRCENNRIVNFAGQPRLIGQMVDVRITQTMTNSLKGEIVINEPSARGSA; translated from the coding sequence ATGCAAGAAACCACTATAAAACGTGCTGCCGCAGCCGCCGCACAAACTGCGTCTTCGCCCCGACAGCGCAAGGTGTTTATCCGGACCTTTGGGTGTCAGATGAACGAATACGACTCAGACAAGATGGTCGATGTCCTGCGCGAGTCCCAAGGCGTCGAACTGACGCAGAATCCCGACGAAGCAGACATCATTCTGTTCAACACCTGTTCGGTACGCGAGAAAGCGCAAGAAAAAGTGTTTTCCGATCTCGGACGGGTACAGCACCTGAAGCAAAGCAATCCCGACCTGATCATCGGTGTAGGCGGCTGCGTGGCCAGCCAGGAAGGCGACGCCATCGTCAAGCGCGCGCCCTATGTCGATGTCGTCTTCGGACCGCAAACCCTGCACCGCTTGCCCGAACTGATCGCCAAGCGACGCACACAGGGGCGTTCCCAGGTCGATATCAGCTTTCCCGAAATCGAAAAATTCGACGCGATGCCCCCCGCTCGCGTAGATGGGCCCACCGCCTTTGTCTCCATCATGGAAGGCTGCAGCAAGTACTGCAGCTTCTGTGTCGTACCGTACACGCGCGGCGCCGAGGTTTCCCGGCCCTTCGATGACGTGCTGGTAGAGGTCGCCGACCTGGCCGATCAGGGCGTCAAAGAGGTCACACTGCTGGGGCAGAACGTGAATGCCTATCGTGGCCCCATGGGCGACAGTCACGACATCGCCGACTTCGCCATGCTGCTGGAGTACGTCCACGACATACCCGGCATAGAGCGCATACGCTACACCACCTCGCATCCCAAGGAGATGACGACCCGGCTTATCGAGGCGCATGGCGCCCTGCCCAAGCTGGTGCCGTTTCTTCATTTACCGGTGCAAGCAGGCAGCGACGCGGTGCTGGCCGCCATGAAGCGCGGCTACACCACGCTGGAGTTCAAGTCCATAGTGCGCCGCTTGCGCGCCGCGCGGCCGGGCTTGACGCTGTCGTCCGACTTCATCATCGGGTTTCCGGGCGAGACCGAAGCCGATTTCGAGAAAACCATGTCGCTGATACGCGACGTGGGCTTTGATACGTCGTTCTCGTTTATTTATTCGCGGCGTCCCGGCACACCTGCGGCCGACCTGCAGGACGACACGCCCAAGGACGTGAAGCTTGCGCGTCTGCATCGCCTTCAAGCCTTGATCAACGAACAGGCTGCTGCGATCAGCACGTCCATGGTCGGCAGCATCCAGCGGGTGCTGGTCGAGAAACCCTCACGCCGCGACCCCAAGGAGCTATCCGGGCGTTGCGAGAACAACCGCATCGTCAACTTCGCCGGGCAACCGCGCCTGATAGGACAGATGGTGGACGTGCGCATTACGCAGACCATGACCAATTCACTGAAAGGCGAGATCGTCATCAACGAACCCTCTGCCCGGGGCAGCGCATGA